In Bos taurus isolate L1 Dominette 01449 registration number 42190680 breed Hereford chromosome 9, ARS-UCD2.0, whole genome shotgun sequence, a single genomic region encodes these proteins:
- the RIMS1 gene encoding regulating synaptic membrane exocytosis protein 1 isoform X37, with protein sequence MAAEMRKMVRQPSRESTDGSINSYSSEGNLIFPGVRLGADSQFSDFLDGLGPAQLVGRQTLATPAMGDIQIGMEDKKGQLEVEVIRARSLTQKPGSKSTPAPYVKVYLLENGACIAKKKTRIARKTLDPLYQQSLVFDESPQGKVLQVIVWGDYGRMDHKCFMGVAQILLEELDLSSMVIGWYKLFPPSSLVDPTLTPLTRRASQSSLESSTGPPCIRS encoded by the exons ATGGCAGCTGAGATGAGGAAGATGGTGAGGCAGCCAAGCCGGGAGTCCACGGACGGCAGCATCAACAGCTACAGCTCCGAGGGAAA TTTAATATTTCCTGGAGTGAGACTAGGCGCAGATAGTCAATTCAGTGATTTTCTTGATGGATTGGGACCAGCCCAGCTTGTTGGCCGCCAAACCCTTGCTACCCCTGCAATGG GTGATATACAGATAGGAATGGAGGATAAAAAGGGCCAGTTAGAAGTTGAAGTGATTCGAGCACGAAGCCTCACGCAGAAACCCGGCTCCAAATCCACACCTG CTCCTTATGTCAAAGTGTATCTTTTGGAGAATGGGGCCTGCATAGCCAAGAAGAAGACAAGAATTGCACGAAAGACCCTTGACCCTTTGTACCAACAGTCCCTGGTTTTTGATGAAAGTCCACAGGGTAAAGTCCTTCAG GTGATTGTCTGGGGGGACTACGGCAGAATGGACCACAAATGCTTCATGGGGGTGGCTCAGATCTTGTTGGAGGAACTCGATCTTTCCAGCATGGTCATCGGCTGGTACAAGCTGTTCCCACCGTCATCACTGGTCGACCCCACGCTCACCCCTCTGACCCGCCGGGCTTCCCAGTCATCTCTGGAAAGTTCCACTGGGCCCCCCTGCATCCGGTCCTAA